Proteins from one Ornithobacterium rhinotracheale genomic window:
- a CDS encoding stage II sporulation protein M produces the protein MREVVFIKQNKEKWLNIEHVLLGKVKKNPDELSSLYIDLINDLSYAQTYYPKSKTISYLNKLSTKIYQKIYKTKRIEENQIKYFFLTEVPLLAYQYRRFLWAAVFFFVIFTTIGWFSAANDEEFVRLILGDGYVDMTIGNIQEGNPIAVYESGSNWGSAIGIIFNNLKVGATMFLYGIFLGIGSVLALFYNCIMLGSFQYFFLEYGELARSMRGIWIHGAFEISAMVIECMAGLILGASILFPRTYSRLNSFKLGFRDAFKIFMSTVPFIIVAGIFEGFVTRHALDMPLILNLIIIFGCFGFILFYYVYYPKKVYNQINLKL, from the coding sequence ATGAGAGAGGTCGTATTTATAAAACAGAATAAAGAGAAATGGCTCAACATTGAGCATGTCTTATTGGGCAAAGTTAAAAAAAATCCCGATGAGTTGTCTTCTCTTTACATTGATTTAATCAACGATTTATCTTACGCACAAACTTATTATCCTAAGAGTAAAACTATTTCTTACCTTAATAAACTTTCAACAAAAATCTATCAAAAAATTTACAAAACCAAGCGCATCGAAGAAAATCAAATAAAATATTTTTTCTTGACAGAGGTTCCGCTTTTGGCGTATCAATATCGTAGATTTTTATGGGCGGCTGTGTTCTTTTTCGTAATTTTCACTACGATTGGGTGGTTTTCGGCAGCAAATGATGAGGAATTTGTCCGTTTGATTTTAGGCGACGGCTATGTGGATATGACGATTGGCAACATACAAGAAGGGAACCCCATTGCAGTGTATGAAAGCGGCAGCAATTGGGGGAGCGCAATTGGAATCATTTTCAATAATTTAAAAGTAGGCGCCACGATGTTTTTATATGGTATTTTCTTGGGAATAGGCAGTGTTTTAGCTTTATTTTATAACTGCATAATGCTGGGCTCGTTTCAATATTTCTTTTTGGAATACGGCGAGCTTGCGCGAAGCATGCGCGGCATCTGGATCCACGGCGCATTTGAAATCAGCGCGATGGTGATTGAATGCATGGCTGGACTAATTTTGGGCGCATCGATTTTATTTCCAAGAACTTATTCAAGGTTAAATTCGTTTAAATTAGGTTTTAGAGATGCTTTTAAAATTTTTATGAGCACCGTGCCGTTTATCATTGTGGCAGGGATTTTCGAGGGGTTCGTTACTCGACATGCGCTCGACATGCCTTTAATTCTGAATTTAATTATCATTTTTGGATGTTTTGGCTTCATCCTATTTTACTATGTCTATTATCCTAAAAAAGTGTATAACCAAATAAATTTAAAATTATGA
- a CDS encoding RDD family protein, producing MNYIPINTSQNVKVEFPLASFSDRAIAYGIDFVIRAAYSIIISYLLFEVLNIGRVIEDQWSLIAIYTISMLPVVFYSLVCNMLLEGQSIGKKIRKIQIIKIDGYQANFADYFIRWMFCLIDIYFSSAFVGIMSIVLSKNNQRLGGIASGTAVIDLKDDSSINHTILKEVGEEYKPSFQQVLLLNDADMQIIKTRFESAKSQRDFKVIKKLAQKIKEITQVETEMHDLEFVEIIIKDYNFYTSQMNKD from the coding sequence ATGAATTATATACCAATAAATACCAGTCAAAATGTTAAAGTTGAGTTTCCGCTAGCTTCTTTTTCCGATCGAGCGATAGCCTACGGGATCGATTTTGTGATAAGAGCAGCGTATAGTATCATAATAAGTTATCTTTTATTTGAAGTATTGAATATAGGAAGAGTGATTGAAGATCAATGGAGTTTAATCGCTATATATACCATTTCTATGTTGCCTGTAGTGTTTTATTCGCTGGTTTGCAACATGTTGCTCGAAGGGCAAAGCATTGGAAAAAAAATACGCAAAATTCAGATTATTAAAATTGATGGTTACCAAGCCAACTTTGCCGATTATTTCATCCGCTGGATGTTTTGTTTGATTGATATTTATTTTAGTTCGGCATTTGTAGGAATCATGTCTATCGTGTTGAGCAAAAACAATCAGCGTTTAGGTGGAATTGCAAGTGGCACAGCCGTGATAGATTTAAAAGATGATTCGAGCATTAATCACACGATTTTAAAGGAAGTGGGAGAGGAGTATAAGCCTTCGTTCCAGCAAGTTTTATTGCTAAACGACGCCGATATGCAAATCATCAAAACACGATTTGAAAGTGCAAAAAGCCAACGAGATTTTAAAGTAATTAAAAAACTTGCGCAAAAAATCAAAGAAATAACTCAGGTGGAAACCGAAATGCACGATCTCGAATTTGTAGAAATAATCATCAAAGACTATAATTTCTACACAAGCCAAATGAATAAAGACTAA
- a CDS encoding rhodanese-like domain-containing protein: MNTGSKNIVFALFFLIFSMLGFQSCKTQNTTENSEKLELNATEFNQKISQKPGLILDVRTPEEFAQGHLKQAQLLNYKSPNFTEKAKELPKDQPIYVYCRSGRRSHAAAEILRDLGYQQVFELEGGIIGWEQAKLPVSH; this comes from the coding sequence ATGAATACAGGCAGTAAAAATATCGTTTTTGCACTATTTTTCCTCATCTTTAGCATGCTAGGATTTCAATCTTGCAAAACACAAAACACCACAGAAAATAGCGAAAAATTAGAATTAAACGCCACTGAATTTAACCAAAAAATCTCTCAAAAGCCAGGTTTAATCCTTGATGTGCGCACGCCAGAAGAATTCGCTCAAGGACATTTGAAACAAGCACAATTGCTCAATTATAAAAGCCCTAATTTCACCGAAAAGGCTAAAGAATTGCCCAAAGACCAACCGATTTATGTGTATTGTCGCTCGGGCAGAAGAAGCCATGCCGCTGCAGAAATATTGAGAGATTTAGGCTATCAACAAGTTTTTGAATTAGAAGGGGGCATCATCGGTTGGGAGCAAGCTAAGCTTCCCGTTTCGCATTAG
- a CDS encoding EpsG family protein — protein MLFYLLCFALIILLPFFKNKGYTLAALFSLAFIAGVRDMIGSRDMYYYAYFFEQFSFKDLWYFDFYEPGFKAHTILLKAISSQREFYFFITAFVLIFLQSFAVKKMNLGQLSYWVVFMVLCKFYLLDFVYLRQLMATGLAWIAFAHYFGTGKKWQSFALFVFAAFFHRSALILLPLFFVLNLKNNLKIVFWIYAALTTVVIFQWITPISQKFFTGIGLYFPYLDRLKYYAFESAELKYLYLLEIPLVLAVLYFIPKLKSINSLQQKILFNAVFLYGFFSIFSISNATFIRMAWFYFLGLASAIALIVNYFSHSDIKNYIKIGILVYFSAIFFRILISFDGGDFIPYKSIFNEFKRNGQFEMYEYRQ, from the coding sequence ATGCTTTTTTACCTACTCTGTTTTGCTCTTATCATTTTGCTGCCTTTTTTCAAAAACAAAGGCTACACGCTTGCTGCACTATTTAGTTTAGCGTTTATCGCGGGCGTGCGAGATATGATTGGCAGCAGAGATATGTATTATTACGCCTATTTTTTTGAACAATTTTCTTTCAAAGATTTATGGTATTTTGACTTCTATGAACCAGGTTTTAAAGCACATACGATTTTACTAAAAGCCATATCCAGCCAGCGAGAGTTTTACTTTTTCATCACGGCTTTTGTACTCATTTTCTTGCAGAGTTTTGCAGTAAAAAAGATGAATTTAGGACAATTGAGCTACTGGGTGGTTTTTATGGTTTTGTGCAAGTTTTATCTACTCGATTTTGTGTATTTACGCCAATTAATGGCTACTGGGCTTGCGTGGATTGCCTTTGCGCACTATTTCGGGACGGGCAAAAAATGGCAAAGTTTTGCACTGTTTGTTTTTGCAGCATTTTTCCACCGAAGTGCCTTGATTCTATTGCCGCTTTTCTTTGTTTTAAATCTAAAAAATAACTTAAAAATCGTATTTTGGATTTATGCGGCACTCACAACAGTTGTTATTTTTCAATGGATTACACCGATTTCTCAAAAATTCTTTACAGGAATTGGGCTATATTTTCCGTATTTAGACCGATTGAAATATTACGCTTTTGAAAGTGCCGAGCTTAAATATCTCTACTTGCTTGAAATCCCTTTGGTTTTGGCCGTTTTATATTTTATTCCGAAGCTGAAAAGCATCAATTCTTTGCAACAAAAAATCCTATTTAATGCAGTTTTTCTCTACGGATTTTTCTCGATTTTCAGTATTTCCAATGCAACATTTATCCGAATGGCGTGGTTTTATTTCTTGGGATTGGCGAGTGCCATTGCTTTGATTGTAAACTATTTCAGCCATTCAGACATAAAAAATTATATCAAAATCGGAATTTTGGTATATTTCTCGGCGATATTTTTCAGAATTTTGATTAGTTTTGATGGCGGAGATTTTATTCCGTATAAATCTATTTTTAATGAATTTAAACGAAACGGACAATTTGAAATGTATGAATACAGGCAGTAA
- a CDS encoding TM2 domain-containing protein, whose amino-acid sequence MQDNKRIAAGLLGIFFGSLGIHKFYLGYDREGIIQLLITIFTCGIGGTLGLIEGIIYLTKSDEEFYQIYQVNKRPWL is encoded by the coding sequence ATGCAAGACAACAAACGCATTGCCGCAGGGCTTCTCGGAATCTTTTTTGGAAGTTTAGGTATTCATAAATTTTATTTAGGCTACGACAGAGAAGGTATCATTCAACTTCTCATTACCATTTTCACTTGTGGCATCGGAGGAACACTTGGCTTAATTGAAGGGATTATTTACCTGACCAAAAGTGACGAAGAGTTTTACCAAATATACCAAGTAAATAAACGCCCGTGGTTGTAA
- a CDS encoding AAA family ATPase, with translation MKILKIEFKNINSLEGEHCIDFTQKPFEDNSLFAITGPTGSGKSTILDVISLALYNKIPRLDSISKSNIKKTGSILTKGKKEAMAAVTYSCTQGTIKSVWSIRVNRNGNLAEYEMFVYDEKGTPLNQKKSEVPALNEQFIGLSYEQFIKSALLAQGEFAKFLKEDKKSRFQLLEKITGASIYRLIGQKAYEKNKNSDNQIKTWEEYKRNYEEKLLSEELESQFQAEIKEIEEKISSTNEKKDLLNAQIKLKIDLAQKHKEWKATEQKIAQLNHQISLFNENEGKQLSRHEATESIANELTSWVTLQESLAKIHQKTKILDEEKKIFLAQKNDQFALAKNMLNSEISEENLTKSLNELKKTIKNLNEEKKQKLIEYKSLKNEFNLVAKPLNIKLLNKAEEVESQAEDIEKIAEETENSMKEISANIHLDENLSVQEQLQQARKNLEKYNEIEFSMQTIKNITETLDEKNKKLGEISAELSELPSKIKLAKEDKNLKKEKHALIEEKIAFAIEKKSLEEHRAHLSQGKPCPLCGATEHPFATEHASEDDDLKIEEKQAKEALRLATENLLKLENRFDSLNKEKLNFEREIQQKTDELNRKKHDFEQHFPNADFATDWKEKIATTKNEINQLESLEKHQTRHEAATAALPLMESIKVVTLEGTKLKEKIEGFESKGATEDSIDSFLLNWERTLSKIENKSQEIKSLDKEKNTENEKFLALENDLKLKIVPLNFVDIASAIKAKLPHHEVQLLKNKINKLNAELQTAKGQEEVIKKDYENLNQNNPEETLEVLQNSLIENNKLLNELAQRDKDLDRQLNNNKSIKSELKKINEKIEKENRANKIWRDMKEMIGDAKGDKFNVFAQGLTLKQLIFLANRRLVNLSPRYLISMPEDNDDDSLFIIDKDMGNQRRSVKTLSGGETFILSLALALALSDLASQNVQIDSLFIDEGFGTLDPETLDLTLDTLERLQQESKKMIGVISHVSSLKERIATQIVLKRNGSGISTLEIKSN, from the coding sequence ATGAAAATCCTAAAAATCGAATTTAAAAACATCAACTCGCTGGAAGGGGAGCACTGCATAGATTTCACGCAGAAACCTTTTGAAGACAACAGCCTTTTTGCTATTACGGGCCCCACGGGAAGCGGAAAATCTACCATTCTAGATGTGATTTCGCTTGCGCTGTACAACAAAATTCCTCGCCTAGACTCCATCAGCAAAAGTAATATCAAAAAAACGGGCTCAATCCTGACTAAAGGAAAAAAAGAAGCCATGGCAGCGGTGACCTATTCTTGCACGCAAGGTACGATAAAATCTGTATGGAGCATTCGCGTGAACAGAAATGGGAATTTAGCTGAATATGAGATGTTTGTCTACGACGAAAAGGGCACACCACTGAATCAAAAAAAGAGTGAAGTGCCTGCGCTCAACGAACAATTTATTGGGCTAAGCTATGAGCAATTCATCAAATCGGCTTTGCTGGCTCAAGGCGAATTTGCCAAGTTTTTGAAGGAAGACAAAAAATCAAGATTTCAGCTTTTAGAGAAGATTACGGGGGCGAGTATTTATCGTTTAATCGGGCAAAAAGCTTATGAGAAAAATAAAAACTCGGACAATCAGATAAAAACTTGGGAAGAATATAAAAGAAATTACGAAGAAAAATTATTATCGGAAGAACTAGAATCTCAATTTCAAGCTGAAATCAAAGAAATTGAAGAAAAAATCTCTTCTACCAACGAGAAAAAAGACTTGCTGAATGCCCAAATTAAATTAAAAATAGATTTGGCACAAAAGCATAAAGAATGGAAAGCTACGGAGCAAAAAATTGCTCAATTAAATCATCAAATTTCGCTTTTTAACGAAAATGAAGGCAAGCAACTTTCTCGCCACGAAGCTACTGAAAGCATTGCTAATGAGCTCACAAGCTGGGTAACATTGCAAGAAAGTCTAGCCAAAATTCATCAAAAAACCAAGATTTTAGACGAAGAGAAAAAGATTTTTTTAGCCCAAAAAAACGATCAATTTGCTCTGGCTAAAAATATGCTGAATTCGGAAATTTCGGAAGAAAATCTGACTAAATCTTTGAACGAACTGAAGAAAACCATCAAAAATTTAAATGAAGAAAAAAAACAAAAGCTCATCGAATATAAATCGTTAAAAAACGAGTTTAATCTTGTGGCTAAACCACTCAATATCAAGCTACTCAACAAAGCCGAAGAAGTGGAATCGCAGGCAGAAGACATAGAAAAAATAGCTGAAGAAACGGAAAATTCGATGAAAGAAATTTCGGCAAATATTCATTTAGATGAAAATTTGAGCGTCCAAGAACAATTGCAACAAGCACGAAAAAATCTTGAAAAATACAACGAGATTGAATTTTCGATGCAAACAATCAAGAACATCACCGAGACTTTGGATGAAAAAAACAAAAAACTCGGTGAAATTTCGGCTGAATTGTCTGAATTGCCAAGCAAAATCAAATTAGCCAAAGAAGACAAAAACCTTAAAAAAGAAAAACACGCTCTGATTGAAGAAAAAATTGCTTTTGCCATTGAGAAAAAAAGCTTGGAAGAGCATCGTGCGCATTTATCTCAAGGCAAACCTTGTCCGTTATGTGGCGCCACCGAGCACCCTTTTGCCACCGAGCACGCGTCGGAAGACGACGATTTAAAAATAGAAGAAAAGCAAGCCAAAGAGGCTTTGCGCCTTGCCACCGAAAATCTTTTAAAACTTGAAAATCGATTTGATTCTTTAAACAAAGAAAAATTAAATTTTGAGCGAGAGATTCAACAAAAAACTGACGAGTTAAATCGTAAAAAACACGATTTTGAGCAACATTTTCCCAATGCTGATTTTGCCACCGATTGGAAAGAAAAAATCGCCACCACCAAAAACGAAATCAATCAACTGGAGTCGCTGGAAAAACACCAAACGCGCCACGAAGCAGCAACGGCTGCACTCCCGCTGATGGAAAGCATAAAAGTTGTGACCCTAGAAGGTACAAAACTTAAAGAAAAAATTGAAGGTTTTGAATCGAAAGGAGCCACCGAAGATAGCATTGATAGCTTCTTGCTTAATTGGGAGCGCACTTTGAGCAAAATCGAAAACAAATCGCAAGAAATCAAATCGTTAGACAAAGAAAAAAACACCGAAAATGAGAAATTTTTGGCTTTGGAAAATGATTTAAAACTAAAAATTGTTCCGCTCAATTTTGTGGATATTGCGAGTGCCATTAAGGCGAAGCTACCGCATCACGAAGTGCAATTACTAAAAAACAAAATCAATAAGCTAAACGCTGAATTACAAACGGCTAAAGGGCAGGAAGAAGTCATAAAAAAAGATTACGAAAATCTGAATCAAAACAATCCCGAAGAAACTTTGGAAGTTTTGCAAAACTCGCTGATTGAAAACAACAAATTGCTGAACGAACTTGCTCAAAGGGATAAAGATTTGGACCGCCAATTGAACAACAACAAGTCGATAAAATCTGAGCTCAAAAAAATCAATGAAAAAATTGAAAAAGAAAATAGAGCAAACAAGATTTGGCGTGATATGAAAGAAATGATTGGCGATGCCAAAGGCGATAAGTTTAATGTGTTTGCCCAAGGTTTAACGCTCAAGCAATTGATATTTTTGGCTAATCGCCGTTTGGTTAATTTAAGCCCAAGATACTTGATTTCTATGCCAGAAGACAATGACGACGACAGCCTTTTCATTATCGACAAAGATATGGGCAATCAGCGCCGTTCGGTAAAGACGCTTTCGGGCGGGGAAACATTTATTTTGAGTTTAGCGTTGGCATTGGCACTTTCGGATTTGGCGTCCCAAAATGTGCAAATCGATAGCCTTTTCATCGACGAAGGCTTTGGAACGCTCGACCCAGAAACACTGGATTTGACATTGGATACACTTGAACGCCTCCAGCAAGAGAGCAAAAAAATGATTGGTGTAATCAGCCATGTTTCATCGCTCAAAGAGCGCATCGCGACACAAATCGTTTTGAAACGAAATGGCTCTGGAATAAGTACGCTTGAAATTAAAAGCAATTAG